Sequence from the Megalops cyprinoides isolate fMegCyp1 chromosome 9, fMegCyp1.pri, whole genome shotgun sequence genome:
GTTGATAGCAAACTAAGTTTTTCACATGCCACACTCAATTTAGTCAAAAATACAGTAACCTGTTGCTAAATGTAACATTCATTGAGACATATTTTCTTCATCTAAATGTGGACAATTTCACAGGTGTTGATGACAGCAACTGTCAAGAAATGTTTGAATTTCTCATAGAAACTTCATTTCTTTATTATGTAATCATGAGTTTGTGTGGTCTTTTTCGTGTTTTTATTAAGTTTCatctttatttgaaaaaaaaaaaaaaaaacttatatcCTTTAAAGTTCCAAATGAGTTCTAAATGAGTTCATGTATTAAAGAAAACCATAACACATTTATTCCAGTGACAGTAAATACATCTAAAACAAACCCTTTGGTGAATAGGGAAAGGGCTGTTGATTCAttagtgacatttttatgttttttgatcTTGTGACTTTGTAATTTTTCATGAAGCTGATAAAATGTCATAAAAGCATGCTGTACCAGATGCTCGGTAAAATAGGCTAAAAAATTTGCATGGGTTATTATCAGCATAGTGGCAATGAGGTAGCACATGATTTAGACCCAACAACTTAATCTTGTTTTCAGTCTATGTATTCTAGCAAAAGAagcaatatttttaatatacatcTCTTTACTCTTCACATGATATACATGGATGTATACTCTCCTACTTGGCTAACTAGAGTGGCAACACGAACAAGAGGAAACGTCTGCAATTCACCAAGTTTAATCTAAACATGCCCCCTTACTTCTAATATCTTGTACACAgacagttaaaaacaaacacacttaaACTTGTGGCGTATATCAGTGCCAATTAATAATAGtacttaataataattacaaaatttcatttttcattcataccAGTAACCTATATTTAACAAGCTAGATTGATGCTGTCcttgttcttaaaaaaaaaaaatcattggttGTATGAaccttttcaaaattaaaactgtataTATGTTACACACAGAGTATTAATTTGCCTGCATTATTGTACACTGATATTCCAAATTGGAACTATTACaatgatgtgtatttttttggtGACGCATTTCAGTGAGTGCCATTTAGGCAGCATagcatataaacatacataatatagatattacaaaatatgtagAAATGACAGCCAACAGTCATTCAGACAACAATaagtttgcattttgtaaaatgtgtgacaGTGTCACTCTGTTATAGTTGCATCTGACACCAAGGACATGATGGTTAATATTGAAAAGGAACAGTAAAGGACTGGACAACTGGGGGGAAAACTGGCACATATCTAAGAGTAGTTAAAGTACTACTCTAACTTACTGAGATTATTTAATGACCTCTTGAAAGAGGAACAAGGCACTATGTTacctgtatatactgtataagaaAGAAGGGAACTGCATTCTGGTTAGTTTAACTTGCACCAAATGAAAGCCGTATCATTAGTAATATATAGCGCAATAATTCAatcatatatattattatttaaagtgGACACGTTTTATCTGAGCTCTGACAGGTAGAAATTAGTTAAAGGTAAATTCCACACAGGCACTGTGAATtatgtttttcctctcagagaGTTTCATTGTGTGGAATAATTGCAATAATAGTGGAAACAGACCCTTAGAGTACTCAAGACCAGGGCTTTACACAGTGCTAGATGCACTGTAAATTACTTGAAAAATTGCAAGCTCAGTTGCTTACTTATTATCATTTGCTGTTATACTGAAAGGAACCTGGCTTCACCTAAAGGCACCTTATAAGCCAGAAAAGCCAGTGCAAAGcacaagacagagaggagaccaATATagcccagcacagcccagaACCCCACTGCTGATCCTACATCACACTCCAGAATGATCTTTTCTTTGTAGTGTTTCATATTCTTGTTGGGGTAAGGAGGGGATATTGTTAACCAAAGGATACAAATAAGGACCTGAATGAGAGTGAAAGCAAAAATGCTGAGTCTCTGCTGCAGAGGCCCAAACCACTTCATGACATTACTGCCTGGAAGTGTAGCCCTGAAGGCCATTAACACCACTATTGTCTTCCCCAGAACACAAGAGATGCAGAGGACAAAGGTGATCCCAAACGCTGTGTGGCGCAGCATACAGGACCAATCCAAAGGCCGTCCGATGAAGGTGAGGGAGCAAAGGAAACACAGTTTCAATGAGAAGAGCAGCAGGAATCTGAGCTCAGAGTTGTTGGCCCTGATGATTGGGGTGTTTCTGtgccaaaatgaaattattcccACTGTTGCTGTCAGGGAAATCCCAAGTATGGAAAATGCAAGAAGCATAAATCCCAGAATCCTTCCATTAAAGACGCTCTTGTGGCCATCTTCTTTTAGCCATCTGTTCAAAGGGCATGGGACATATCTACAgacaactaaacaaaataaatgccaATTATCAACAAATATTGGAACAATTATAAAGaactaaaagaagaaaatgattcatgtcttattacattatttttgaattattgttgcattgcattatttttcattattattattttcattttcattatttttacaacACGTTTTTACAACtgtttgcatgtaaaatatttcagtgttatatGTAAtagtatgtttattttaaaaattcagcaaaaaGCAATACTCAATACACTCTCATTATAGAGTGTTAAAAAGCATGATTAACAAAATGCTTTTGCAATTTGTAAAATGCTTGAACTCACCTGTGTGGCTCCTCACTTCCACATCCGAATACAATTCAATACaatcaaaacagcacagagatttTCTTTTGCAGCTGTCTGTGCAAAAGCACCTTGGCACctaacaataatgcaatgcttTAATTACTACATACAGTACTACCACATTATAGGAATTATTagaaaattattcattataagAAATTGTAAAACTATTGAAATAATGTAAGTTTAGAATggacatttcacattttaatgaacaatGAAACCCCCTTCTTTTCATGTTAACACAGAGCCCCAAACTTACCTTCATTTAAACTCAAAAGtattaaaaagtattttgatattagacatgagaaaaaaatttgTACAATATTCTCTTGCTTTTAAATTAGCAAGGTAAAggttttaatttctcatttttatctaTGTTGTGAAGGTACCTGCTGCTATAGAATTGGGCCAGATGCACTGCTTCTGTATTCAAAAATGATCACACTCACATATATTTGTATCAGTAGATATAGTAAAAAGTTTCTTTTGCTTTCTGCATTTAATTTACTGCATGGGCAGTCCTTACATATGTACTTGAGAGGATGAGTTATACAGTGTACAGATTTATAGAAAAACGTGCACATTCAACACATTTAGTCAAAAATGTAAGATATGATGGCCTTTTTATtgtaacaaatgcattttgtaactGTTTAAAGTGGTAGATATATTATGTGTGATTTTTTGTGTATTACACAAGTATAGTATATTTAGTAATTTAAATAAGAACACAGAATTCTTACCTGCAATAGATGACATTCATATTGGCTTGGATACATATGGTTAGTGTGAACACTTTGTCTGTTGTGGAAAAAGGTGTGAACCACATGCGCCATTGCAAGCACTGCACTGAAGACATTGTTCAGGGCTTGCCGCtgagacagtgcagtgcatttacagcacagagcagtatCAGttctctgagagacagagaagctgCAGTCAAACACTGTCTCCCAGAAAGATCTGAGGAAGGTGCTGTCAGGGGTATCAGATGGCTTCAGACTCAGCAGGAACTCAGGGAGGCCTGGGATTTGAGACTCTGTGATGGCAAAGCCCATGGCTCCCTGCAGGAGCTCCACTCTCCTGTCTGTTAATAAATCTCCACTAGTGATCCAGGATTCGCTGTCAATCCACTGTATGCCTGTGAGGTTCATCCCCTCCATTTTTTCTAAGAAACTTTTAAAGTAGGACTTGGACATGAAGGCTAAAGCAACTTTGGAAGTTGCGCTTTTTATTGCCTGAGCCATTTCAATAACTTTATTCTGTGTGTAAGTTCTGCTGAAACGCAGTATGTATTCGATGCAGATGTCCTCTTTCTTTGCTTCTCTGATAAATGCAGCTGATCCCTCTTCAGCATAGGTCCCCACACCATAAACAAGTCCCACCCAGGTCCATCCATAGTGTTTCATGAGCTGCACCAGAGCTATGATCTGGAAGTAGTCACTGGGCACTGTTCTGAAAAAGGTGGGGTATAGCTGCCTGTTGCTCAGACATTCACAGATGGCAAGGTGACTGATCTGTGccgaaaaaaggaaaagcaaagtTAATCATTGTAAACACTCCTGATAGAACTTGCatagatactgtatataaagcAGCTAAATaaggtattatttttttttttttacattttggcttttgtaaatattcaaatttaatattaaaatatgtactgtGTTCACAGGGACTTTAGCTGCAGAATGTTGTAATGGTGATATATTTTTGAAGGGTATATTCCAAAGATTTCACTTGAATCATTAGTGCACTCAATCAAAATAGCTTCTCACCACTGGAACATGGAAGGGGGTGAGAATCTTGCTTATCGTCTGGCTGGGTCCAGATGAGGAATGGCCGATGAGAGCTTTTACTCTGGGCATGGTGCAGGTCTCGCCCTGCTGCTCCACATGACCCGTCACAGCTGCCATTGCTGCTCTCAGCAGGTTCAGGGTTCCACAGCCATTGTAGATCCTGTAGCCCAGCGTGATGCCTGGGAGCAGTTCTGATTTTCTGTTGATCTCCTGAACAGTGAAGATCACTGTCTGGGCAAACTTGAACTCTCTGTAATATGACCGGATAAATACACAGGACACAAAGGagtgaaatttcattttcttttcagtttcatgtgAATCAAACATAAacagtgaataaaatatttttgccgaaattaaaaaaaaaaaatagaagaagaAGTCACCAGGTGTTATTGCATAAAAGAATACACACATGattgtcatattttaatttggACATGAATCAGTGTTTAGATTCAAGAAGAgctttttgaaaattttcaacagcttttacaaaaaacacacttgtTTTATTGCCTTCTAGTTATTCAGCAATAGTGTCTTAGTAGCTAGAAATCTAAGCAAAATGGAGGAAGCCAATGAAatgataaacacaaaaatagatAATGCTAATGAGAACCTGATGCTACCGCATATAAATAAAGGAGGTGTTGTCTCCTCTGCATAGTATTTTAtagatttatttcatttttattcatttatttcatttttcaccatttaaattatattttacattaaaattccTTTAATATTGAATTTATAACCCTgcttaaaacaaagaaattttGGATTATGGCATTTATGTTCTTTTGCACATTTCATATTTCGAAGGCGCTTtatgtgcatttattaattCCTTGTGAAGAAATGCTATGCCAAATGAAATTATATGAACTGATCAACAGTGTATCATGAAagtcatatttttgcattttcatcttGAAGTGTTACTCACCCACTGGATTCTGTCTTAGATGGATTCACCATGTATTGATATATGGCAGCTTGGAAAAAGCTGTTGAAAGTGaagatttttctttctgtagtCGCTCCatgtttcagtatttcagtatttctccTGCTGCCCAGCAAGCTAAGGGAGGGATTCTGTGCCCTTGTCAAGAGAACGAGCAGGAAAAATCTGAGTAGTCTCATCTCAGAGTCCTATCCCTCTCATAAGCACAGTCCTAGGAAGTACACTTCCTTTTTATAGCCTCTCCTTTGTAGCACAGGTGTAAGGGAAACTGGATTTCCTGTAGAGTGACCGAATCTCAAAGGTAATCTGATTCTTTCACAAGGCAAGaagtgcagaaaaacaaacaacatcatCATCTGCTGAAAGTGTGAAAGTGGTCTCTGGGAGGGTCCTTTGCATATCTGTTTCCCAatcttgtttgcttttaattgtCAGTGTGCATTCCACACTGTCAGAAATGGTCAGAAAGATATATTTATCTGTCACTGAAGGATATATTGCCACACTACAACCAAAAACTActgataaacattattttaatgttggtTAGGCCTTAATTAATTGGTTGGGAGTAACCCTTActatacataattaaaaaaaaaaacaatccaggCATGTGCTATGTAGAACATAAATTCTGCAAAATTCAGAATGGTTGAAGTGTTCAGATTCTGACAGTGATGAACACATTGAAGACACATATTGTGTAGATTGAGATTAAATACAGGGAATTGTTCTTGGAAGAGGAGCAGTGAGTGGATCAGGCCTGTGGGCCAGGAGTGAGCAGTGGAAGGGATTGGGGGGTACAACTGCTGGAGCCCCTCTGGGGGCTGGGAGAGGTTCGGCACCCAGTCGAACAGCAGGCTTAACAAAGCACCAGAGAGAATATTCAAGGCAAACCCCACTCAGCTTTCTGTACTGATGACGCAAAGCTGTACACTTGAACAGAATATGTAAACGTGTGATGCGCAGCCaaagaaacatacatttatgaatgtgcaTGACATCTGAAAGTTCAAAGCACATACAGTTTTTTCGTGAGGAGAtttgtttaaaatttcattcagtCAAACCAATAACACAAATAGGCTCTATGCTGAATTGTGTATGAATGTTTCTCCTGAGAGATGGTCGATCATATacttaaattaaactgaatttatttttatgctggtCAAGGTCTACTGAGGAACCTTTTgaattgtagaaaaaaatatacatcatTGTCATAgttgcctcacacacacagatacgcacacatttatacaacagcaaaataaatgtagaaaggaatccctcttctctcttcttgtCTCAGCCAGCCCTCTAGACTCCAGATGATTTTCctgaaaattctgaaaatttgTCATCATGAGCACATTACACCTGTATTGTCCTCTCTCTGTTGGCTTTTGGTTAAATTCAGGTTCAGGTATTGTATTACTTGTATTACTGTTTTACAGAAAGGTACATTGAAAGCATGAATGCAGGCCCTCTTATCATGAAgacctgctccagctgcagcaaCCTCCCCCCATCCACATGCATTGTGGATGACAATACTTTCTGTGCTGTAGGCCCCTGCCAGTGGAACTCTCCCAATCCATCTGAAGGGAGTTCAAACTGTCTCTGTTTTGCAGTGCCTTTTGAagataaatacagtatattatttatatgtattaatTCATGATTTTCTAAAACCACTTTTTTaacattgattaaatgttaaaatttaatttataaaatgaGAGGATATATATCCCACTTATTATAAGTGGGATATATATCCacttatttctttttaacagcTTGTAATCCAAATACTGCTTTGCGGTATTCTCTTTGTGCATTTGATTTTCATGAAGGTGCAAGGTGAAAAATCCACAAAATAAGCAGAATTTgacaacaaaacatttattaatgagGCAATGCTATAGGGCCTCCGGTTTGATGAATAGAAGATGTTATTTAGTTAAAACAACATGTACAAATACAACTTCCcataaaaggaaagaaattatACAGCTTATCATATTGAATTCAAACTGGTTCACCACATAAGTTATGCAGCACTACATAATCCTTGTTTATGAGTGATTGATATAATAATTTCTGTTGTAGTTTTGTATTACCTGAAAATGTTGGGCCCACTCATTACATTTATCAGCTTCAGGGTGTAATTTTAATTAGAGGGTGTAATTGCAATTATTTGTATTGTTCTTGAGAgaggaatatttattttgataaaaggTGGCTACTTTGGACtaagtgtgcgtgtgcgcgcatttGTGGCAGTCCTCTCAGTAGGCTGTGGTTGTGTTTACTTTAACCTGTGGTACTTTCATTACAGCAAGAGGGAATCATGCTTCACAAGTCCTCTCTAAGCCTGCagttctgtttctctccactAGAGGGGGAtctgttctttgttttatttttttcacctcaCCCACTGCCACATACTATAGGCCTCAGGTCTGCTTCCTCTTCACCGGATGCTCGCTTTCACTGCTTTACAGTACTGCATGCAATACTAATGCAATAAATAGAAAGCCAAGCTGCTAAAAGGTGGATGGGGGGGCATTTGAATGAGCTATGTTTCGTGtaaatgctgcattttgagTCTAAGAATGGGAGAAATGGAAATTTACAGTGAGAAGACAGATTAAAGTACAGTATACAGATTAAAGGCACTAACTGGAAGatgaaaaacatataaatgtcattgtATATAATTTTTACTACTTGTATTGCTGAATGTTTGTTTGcctaataaatgttttttggtgttttgttcTGGTTTACATAGTATGATGTAGCACTTTGGtatgaaaatacagaacagtAAACCAGAACTAGAGgctaaaatggcaaatatttccacagctaCAGTGAACTTTCCAGGTGAGCTGACATAAGCTGGTATAAAGGTGATCCATACTGCACAGAATATGAGCatgctgaatgtgatgaatTTGGCTTCATTGAAGTTATCAGGCAGCTTACGAGCCAGAAAAGCCAGGAAAAAGcacaagacagagaggagaccaATATAACCCAGCACAGCCCAGAACCCCACTGCTGATCCTACATCACACTCCAGAATGATCTTTTCTTTGTAGTGCTTCATGTTCATATTGGGGTAAGGAGGGGATATTGTTAACCAAAGAATACAAATGAGGACCTGAATGAGAGTGAAAGCAAAAACACTGAGTCTCTGCTGCAGAGGCCCAAACCACTTCATGACATTACTGCCTGGAAGTGTAGCCCTGAAGGCCATTAACACCACTATTGTCTTCCCCAGAACACAAGAGATGCAGAGGACAAAGGTGATCCCAAACGCTGTGTGGCGCAGCATACAGGACCACTCAGAGGGCCGACCGATGAAGGTGAGGGAGCAAAGGAAACACAGTTTCAATGAAAAGAGCAGCAGGAAACTGAGCTCAGAGTTGTTGGCCCTGACAATGGGGGTCTGTCTGTAATAGAATAAAACTGCAGCTACAGTCATTGTTAGACAGACTcctaataaacaaaacaaagtcaaaattATCCCCATTATTTCTCTATATGACAGGAATTCAACCTCTTTGATGACACATGCATGCCGTCCCTCATTGGACCAGTGATCAGGTGGGCACTTCAAGCATTCAATAGCATCTGaatttgaagaaaacaaaatgattagTGCGACAGCAAATGTTGAAATTACACAGATGAGGTATATTTGCCACCAGGTGTGTTTACCTGTGGTATTGCTGATTTCTCCCCCAGCGCAGGACACACAGTCATAGCAGCAGAcgggcctccctctctgcacgGCTTTGCGAGTGCCTGGGGGACAgctctcactgcacactgacacaggaacCTGGAAAACATGAGGAACAGAGCTGATACTTTATACAGTTGTAGTGCAGAAACGCCTTGTGTTTGTACACAAGGCGTTTCCACACTACATCTGTATAAATGCTGATTAAAgtaattttgtttcatttttacattttatgaatgtttttcatcattatgagatttttttccataaaaaaaggATCATAAAGCCAAATAAATTACTTTCTaatgagaaaacacagaggaggtGCAAGTTAATCTTGCAATTAcaacacatacattatatatatttataattttactgCATCAAGTAAGGGCAGAGGCAGCATGGCAGTATAGACCttagaaaaaatgaacaaatgtaccTTCTTACTGTCCCCCCCCCAGATGATGCTGACATTGTTCATAGTGAACTGCTGTCCTTTAGGTAGTGATGCATCATAGTAACCAATTGTGGCAATCTCCATCATGGTGCCTTTTACCCTTTGTAAATTAATGAGTTCATATGTGGCTGGTGAGTCTCCATTGCTGTCAAAATCaactttctctccttctttagTTGTGAAATTCACTGTTTGTAGATAGTGCAAGACCTGTGAAATGgtaatatatttgtaataacATGCCAGTCAATCTGTCAGTCTGATTATGTCAGTTAGCAGGTACCTGACTGACATAATCAGAGTCTTATTATCAGAGACTGACCTGCAAGAAATGACAGTTATATTAGAAGATCATACAAAATCTTGTAACAATCTtgtacaaaaatacatcaagaacaaattgaacatttattcatattaaaataaaaataatgtggaAGTAGTCTGATACAGATCTGATTAAAAACCTCTGATGTAACCGTATATTTGCATATCTAATGAGGGGTAATGCCAGTCTGTTCTAAGATCATTTATGAAGTGATCATAAACATCTTGTgagactgtgactgtgaatgtGTATTCCTCACCTGCCATGGCTGTATGTTGATGCCATCTGCACAGCTGTTACTGGGAAAGGGACCCtggctgtgttcacatgtgtgcAGGTTGTGCAAGGCGTGGGCCACTGCATACACAGCTTTATACACATTGTTGGTGAATCTCAGTTCAAAAACATCTGTAAACTCATTCTGTACATCTCTCAAATGCTCAGTCCCAGTACAGAGTCTCCTTGTATCACTGATGCTGTGTGGGGTCAGAGTACAATTGAACACcgtttcccagaattccttgaGAAATGAGCTTTGAGGATATTGAAAGGGATGAACCTCCTGTAGAAACTTCCCCAGCCCGGGGATCCGTGCCCTTCTGACAACAAAACCCAAGGCCCCAATGAGAGCCGTGTGGCCCTCGCTGTCAGTGAGGGAGTTGTCAGTGATCCAGGCATCACTGCCGATCCATTGCAGGCCTGTAATATTCTGTctgtgcagctcctccaccagcaCCTTGACCTCCCTATGTGTCATGAAGGCCATGATCACCTTGGAGGTGGAGTGTTTTATAACATCAACTACCCTGAGCAGCACATTGCGTGGCCCTGATTTCAGAAAGGCCTCTGAATACTCGATACATACTCCCTCCTCCTGCGCTGCCTGCACAAAGGTGGCCATCCCATTATTCCCGTAGTCGTTGTCACTTCTCACTGCTCCTACCCAGGTCCAGCCAAAGTGCTTCACCAGCTGAGCCAGTGCTCTGCTCTGGTAATAGTCACTGGGAATGGTTCTGAAGAATGAGGGGAACTCTTTCCTGTTACTCAGACAATCACATGTGGCAAAGTGGCTGATCTgtattaacaataaataaaaggccAAAGTAAAATACCAAAAAATTATATGCAGGCAGGTGTGAAATCTGTTTCGttctgtaatgttttcacaaatcattattgcttttttagTCTTGAAATTTCTAAATGAACAACCTTCACAATTTAAGTGctttacagaacattttttaaaaaagaaaattcataaAATAGAACATCTTACCACTGGTATATGAAACCTTCCAATTATCCTTGCAAATCCCATAGTGGTTGTTGATGCAGAGTGTCCTATTATGGCTTGTACCGTTTCTGGCTTAGTGCAACTCTTGCCATGAAGCATGTCCTCCTGCCCATTCACTAAAGCAATAGCAGATTTCAGAATGTTTGAATAGCCACAGGCATTGTAGATTTTGTATCCAAGGGTAAAATTTGGGAGAATATCAGGGTTCTGATTTATTTCTTCTATTGCAAAGATCATGGTCTGAGCAAATTTGAATTCTCTTAAATTTAAACTGTGGAGAcaaaatatttgtgttattagCAATATAACAAACCATTCTTCATACATGTGAGCTATGTTGCATTAAAATCAAATGAGGgggaaaagcacaaaaatatttttcaaaatgttctaataaGGATTTATACTCATTTATACTCAGTTTTGCACAACCTTTCTGTAATGTCTTATGGCTCCCGTTTAGGCTCACCGTTTCTCCTGTATTGTAGAGTACATTTCACATATCTCTGTCGGATACGCTATTGGTTATTTCAAATCAGTTGTGCCATGCATTAACCAGTCTGTCTTAAAAATACTTTACACTTTAGCATACCATCAGTTAATATCAAATAAAACTGTCctcatttaaaacactgaataGAATATGatttcacaatattttaaaagataaccGAAATGGAGTTCCTGTGATCTTTGAAAATTATTGCAAAGAATGTCAATGTTGAAAAACTCGAGAGGTGGTCAAATATTCCACTGTCATTGAAAAATTGCCTTTAAATTTGCcagaatctaaaaaaaaaacactaaatcTTGAAAATCATATCCTTAAAATCCTTGTCTCTTGGATGTCATGGAAAATGTACGAACcctgacaaaataaatgtattttgttagCATTTAAGACAACAAATGCACTCACTTATTGCACTTTGGGTCCTCCGGAAAGCTCTTGAAGGTGTGTATTTGTCCATTAGGTCCGGTGACAAATGTGAAGATTCCCCCGATGACGAGGTCCCCATCCCTGGCAAACTCTGGCGGCTCTGCTACGCCCAGCAGTCTGCACACGGGCTCCTCTGCCCGCACTAGCTGTGCACTCAgggc
This genomic interval carries:
- the LOC118783660 gene encoding extracellular calcium-sensing receptor-like — translated: MIFAIEEINQNPDILPNFTLGYKIYNACGYSNILKSAIALVNGQEDMLHGKSCTKPETVQAIIGHSASTTTMGFARIIGRFHIPVISHFATCDCLSNRKEFPSFFRTIPSDYYQSRALAQLVKHFGWTWVGAVRSDNDYGNNGMATFVQAAQEEGVCIEYSEAFLKSGPRNVLLRVVDVIKHSTSKVIMAFMTHREVKVLVEELHRQNITGLQWIGSDAWITDNSLTDSEGHTALIGALGFVVRRARIPGLGKFLQEVHPFQYPQSSFLKEFWETVFNCTLTPHSISDTRRLCTGTEHLRDVQNEFTDVFELRFTNNVYKAVYAVAHALHNLHTCEHSQGPFPSNSCADGINIQPWQVLHYLQTVNFTTKEGEKVDFDSNGDSPATYELINLQRVKGTMMEIATIGYYDASLPKGQQFTMNNVSIIWGGDSKKVPVSVCSESCPPGTRKAVQRGRPVCCYDCVSCAGGEISNTTDAIECLKCPPDHWSNEGRHACVIKEVEFLSYREIMGIILTLFCLLGVCLTMTVAAVLFYYRQTPIVRANNSELSFLLLFSLKLCFLCSLTFIGRPSEWSCMLRHTAFGITFVLCISCVLGKTIVVLMAFRATLPGSNVMKWFGPLQQRLSVFAFTLIQVLICILWLTISPPYPNMNMKHYKEKIILECDVGSAVGFWAVLGYIGLLSVLCFFLAFLARKLPDNFNEAKFITFSMLIFCAVWITFIPAYVSSPGKFTVAVEIFAILASSSGLLFCIFIPKCYIILCKPEQNTKKHLLGKQTFSNTSSKNYIQ
- the LOC118783658 gene encoding extracellular calcium-sensing receptor-like yields the protein MVNPSKTESSGEFKFAQTVIFTVQEINRKSELLPGITLGYRIYNGCGTLNLLRAAMAAVTGHVEQQGETCTMPRVKALIGHSSSGPSQTISKILTPFHVPVISHLAICECLSNRQLYPTFFRTVPSDYFQIIALVQLMKHYGWTWVGLVYGVGTYAEEGSAAFIREAKKEDICIEYILRFSRTYTQNKVIEMAQAIKSATSKVALAFMSKSYFKSFLEKMEGMNLTGIQWIDSESWITSGDLLTDRRVELLQGAMGFAITESQIPGLPEFLLSLKPSDTPDSTFLRSFWETVWLKEDGHKSVFNGRILGFMLLAFSILGISLTATVGIISFWHRNTPIIRANNSELRFLLLFSLKLCFLCSLTFIGRPLDWSCMLRHTAFGITFVLCISCVLGKTIVVLMAFRATLPGSNVMKWFGPLQQRLSIFAFTLIQVLICILWLTISPPYPNKNMKHYKEKIILECDVGSAVGFWAVLGYIGLLSVLCFALAFLAYKVPLGEARFLSV